In a single window of the Ruminococcus albus 7 = DSM 20455 genome:
- the gyrA gene encoding DNA gyrase subunit A, which translates to MDEYNLLNQDVESIMKESFLQYSMAVIVSRALPDVRDGLKPVHRRILYTMHENGLTPDQAYRKCADTVGSVLGRYHPHGDASVYDALVRLAQSFSLRYPLVDGHGNFGSVDGDPPAAYRYTEAKMAKMAVNMLTDIKKDTVDFQSNYDDRLQEPCVLPSRFPNILCNGAVGIAVGMATNIPPHNLHEVIEGMKIVIQNPDCTLDELMQAIKGPDFPTGGIIMGRSGIRAAYGTGRGKITLRSKTSIEEIKGRNCIVVTEIPYMVNKAKLVESIAGLVKDKRVEGIHDLRDETSRDGMRIVIELKKDANPQVVLNKLFSYTQLQDSVGVILLALVNGIPKILTLKQILQEYIDFQVSVIRRRTEFDLKKAKEREHILQGLVIALDNIDEVIEIMKNSKSIPEAKQKLCTRFGLTDVQADHIAQMTLGRLTGMERQKIIDELAEITATVADLEDILANEQRVFDIIIEEVEAIQEKFGDERRTQIENVSGEVDIEDLIPVEESVVTYTNVGYIKRMPISVYKAQNRGGKGVTGMKQREDDCITEMSVCSSHDNILFITTKGIAYKMKCYELPEGSKASRGVNIKNLLELSDDNLIAAMIKVEDFDDDKYIVMVTKRGKIKRTPLSAYKNVRKNGLIAIGLDEGDEIAGVRLTGGQNELLIATHNGMAIRISENDVRVMSRTAHGVRAIKLREGDYVVSMARIREGATVLTVSETGLGRRVALENYPIRHRGGHGVLNYKNGEVCGIKVVDEEDDIIMISSDGIVIRLRACDISVMGRYSRGVRLMKVAGENKVVTFTRTEHDDEAEIAEVEKASEEDILKAQEEEKAEVLEEDTVAED; encoded by the coding sequence GTGGACGAATATAATCTTTTAAATCAGGACGTGGAAAGCATAATGAAGGAATCATTCCTTCAGTATTCCATGGCTGTTATCGTATCAAGAGCACTTCCTGATGTAAGAGACGGCTTGAAGCCTGTTCACAGAAGAATATTATATACAATGCATGAGAACGGACTTACTCCCGATCAGGCATACCGTAAGTGCGCCGATACCGTAGGTTCTGTGCTGGGTAGATATCACCCTCACGGTGACGCTTCCGTGTACGATGCACTGGTAAGACTTGCACAGAGCTTTTCACTGAGATATCCTCTGGTTGACGGTCACGGAAACTTCGGTTCAGTGGACGGCGACCCGCCTGCTGCTTACCGTTATACCGAAGCTAAAATGGCTAAAATGGCTGTTAATATGCTCACCGATATCAAGAAGGATACGGTAGATTTCCAGTCAAACTACGATGACAGATTGCAGGAACCTTGTGTACTTCCCTCCCGTTTCCCGAATATACTCTGTAACGGCGCGGTTGGTATCGCAGTTGGTATGGCTACTAATATACCCCCTCATAACCTCCATGAAGTTATCGAGGGCATGAAGATAGTTATACAGAACCCCGATTGTACCCTCGATGAACTTATGCAGGCTATCAAGGGACCCGACTTCCCTACCGGCGGTATCATAATGGGCAGAAGCGGTATCAGAGCCGCTTACGGCACAGGCAGAGGCAAGATAACCCTCCGTTCCAAGACATCCATTGAGGAGATCAAGGGCAGAAACTGTATCGTTGTTACCGAGATACCCTATATGGTCAATAAGGCAAAGCTTGTTGAATCCATAGCAGGTCTTGTTAAGGATAAGCGCGTTGAGGGTATCCACGACCTCCGCGATGAAACCAGCCGTGACGGTATGCGTATCGTCATCGAACTGAAAAAGGACGCAAATCCCCAGGTGGTATTGAATAAACTCTTCAGCTATACCCAGCTTCAGGACAGCGTAGGTGTTATACTGCTGGCACTGGTGAACGGTATACCAAAGATACTTACCTTAAAGCAGATACTTCAGGAGTATATAGATTTCCAGGTAAGCGTTATACGCAGAAGGACCGAGTTCGACCTGAAAAAAGCCAAGGAACGCGAGCACATCCTGCAGGGTCTTGTTATCGCCCTCGATAATATAGATGAAGTTATCGAGATAATGAAGAACTCAAAGAGCATCCCCGAAGCTAAGCAGAAACTCTGTACCCGTTTCGGTCTTACAGATGTTCAGGCAGACCATATCGCTCAGATGACCCTCGGCAGACTCACAGGTATGGAGCGTCAGAAGATCATCGATGAACTGGCTGAGATAACCGCTACAGTTGCAGATCTGGAAGATATCCTCGCAAATGAGCAGAGAGTGTTCGATATCATCATCGAGGAAGTTGAAGCTATACAGGAAAAATTCGGTGATGAAAGACGTACCCAGATCGAGAACGTCAGCGGCGAAGTTGATATCGAAGATCTTATCCCCGTTGAGGAAAGCGTCGTTACTTATACCAATGTTGGATATATCAAGCGTATGCCAATAAGCGTGTATAAGGCGCAGAACCGCGGCGGCAAGGGCGTTACAGGCATGAAGCAGCGTGAGGATGACTGCATCACCGAAATGAGCGTTTGCTCATCCCACGATAATATACTCTTTATCACCACAAAGGGTATCGCCTATAAGATGAAGTGCTATGAACTCCCCGAGGGCTCAAAGGCTTCACGCGGCGTGAATATCAAGAATCTTCTCGAACTTTCCGATGATAACCTCATCGCAGCTATGATAAAGGTCGAGGATTTTGACGATGATAAGTATATCGTAATGGTCACCAAGAGGGGCAAAATCAAGAGGACTCCTCTCTCCGCTTATAAGAACGTCCGCAAGAACGGTCTTATCGCTATCGGTCTTGACGAGGGCGACGAGATTGCAGGCGTAAGACTTACAGGCGGTCAGAACGAACTGCTGATAGCTACCCATAACGGTATGGCTATACGTATCAGCGAGAACGATGTCAGGGTAATGTCCAGAACAGCCCACGGCGTAAGAGCGATAAAACTCCGTGAGGGTGACTACGTTGTATCAATGGCACGTATCCGTGAGGGTGCAACAGTCCTGACAGTCAGCGAGACAGGTCTCGGCAGACGTGTGGCACTTGAAAACTATCCTATCCGTCACAGAGGCGGTCACGGTGTACTGAACTATAAGAACGGCGAAGTATGCGGCATAAAGGTAGTCGATGAAGAGGACGATATCATCATGATATCCTCCGACGGTATAGTTATCAGACTCCGTGCCTGCGATATCAGCGTCATGGGCAGATATTCCCGCGGCGTAAGACTGATGAAGGTTGCAGGCGAAAATAAGGTCGTAACATTCACCAGAACAGAACACGACGACGAAGCCGAGATAGCTGAGGTCGAAAAGGCAAGCGAGGAAGATATCCTCAAAGCCCAGGAAGAAGAAAAAGCAGAAGTCCTCGAAGAAGATACAGTAGCTGAGGATTGA
- the dnaN gene encoding DNA polymerase III subunit beta, with amino-acid sequence MKFICTKQTLYDAIVNVSKAVSERSTLPSLEGIKFSLADSLLELTGYNLEMGIRTVISVRSDDKGSCIINARLFSEMIKKMSADEVLIDISDSYQVTISGGVTKFNMFAASAEDYPELPEKDSETQIPISQPVLKNMIAQTKFAVALTEDKPILKGELFDIENNTLTLVAIDGYRMAVRYEPVKYAEQIKFVVPSKSLSEIQGLLSDNEDDTVYIHPSRKHIIFDIGGYMVYSRLLEGDFHPYKSAIPNSSNTDVVVDRKELISTLERAMLLINDRSPSPVRCFFENDHVKINCTTALGKISDEISADIAGPVIEIGFKCKYLLDPLKVIEDEKVKLRMGGSLLAMKIVPCEGEKYTYLVLPVRLPRE; translated from the coding sequence ATGAAATTCATCTGTACCAAGCAGACGCTTTATGATGCAATAGTCAATGTATCAAAAGCAGTATCCGAAAGATCAACTCTCCCTTCACTGGAGGGTATAAAGTTCTCACTTGCAGATTCTTTGCTTGAACTTACCGGATATAACCTCGAAATGGGTATAAGAACCGTCATATCTGTAAGAAGCGACGATAAAGGATCCTGTATAATCAATGCCAGACTTTTCTCTGAGATGATCAAGAAGATGTCGGCTGATGAAGTGCTGATAGATATATCCGACAGCTACCAGGTGACTATATCCGGAGGCGTGACCAAGTTCAATATGTTCGCAGCTTCTGCCGAAGACTATCCCGAACTCCCCGAGAAGGACAGCGAGACCCAGATACCCATATCCCAGCCTGTGCTGAAGAATATGATAGCCCAGACTAAATTCGCTGTGGCACTCACCGAAGATAAGCCGATACTTAAAGGCGAACTTTTCGATATCGAAAACAATACCCTTACCCTCGTTGCTATCGACGGCTACAGAATGGCAGTACGCTATGAACCTGTTAAGTATGCCGAGCAGATAAAATTCGTTGTACCCTCAAAATCTCTCTCCGAGATACAGGGACTACTCAGTGATAACGAAGACGATACGGTGTATATACACCCGTCAAGAAAGCATATAATCTTTGATATCGGCGGATATATGGTATATTCAAGACTTCTCGAAGGTGACTTCCACCCCTATAAGTCCGCTATACCGAATTCATCCAATACCGATGTAGTCGTAGACAGAAAAGAACTCATCTCAACCCTTGAAAGAGCTATGCTGCTCATCAATGACAGATCTCCTTCTCCTGTAAGATGTTTCTTTGAGAACGACCACGTTAAGATAAACTGTACTACCGCACTCGGCAAGATCTCAGATGAGATCAGCGCTGATATAGCAGGTCCCGTTATCGAGATAGGCTTCAAGTGCAAATACCTCCTCGATCCCCTTAAAGTAATTGAGGACGAAAAAGTAAAACTCAGGATGGGCGGCAGTCTGCTGGCTATGAAGATAGTTCCCTGCGAGGGCGAAAAGTATACTTACCTCGTTCTTCCTGTACGTCTGCCGAGAGAGTAA
- the recF gene encoding DNA replication/repair protein RecF (All proteins in this family for which functions are known are DNA-binding proteins that assist the filamentation of RecA onto DNA for the initiation of recombination or recombinational repair.) gives MFITDLSVNGFKNLKNIEIKPHEKINIFCGKNAQGKTNLIEAIWLCSGARSFRSTKDRRMIGDDEQVMEICLSFKNSFREQDIRYAMAKPNIKEKSVFLNGVKLKAPSKLFGGLNCVIFTPEDLELSKGSPDNRRRFADLSVSQIKNSYSAVTEKYEKLIDQRNTLLKNISYGRGRREELEMWDIQLAQMGAYISLLRFNYTRKLCAIAKKLYSEISGGSEELDIDYYSTVYDTKLLGAASVYTGELTEQYLNVLKNNIDDDIRAGFTQKGVHRDDLICRINGSPVREDASQGQHRSVALIMKLSQAYILHEEIDDHPVILLDDVLSELDPSRQKFVISKIHDMQVFITCCDMNIPFDEKQHGKIFNIEKGQIKKK, from the coding sequence ATGTTCATTACGGATCTATCGGTGAACGGCTTCAAGAATCTCAAAAATATCGAGATAAAGCCCCATGAGAAAATAAATATCTTCTGCGGAAAAAATGCCCAGGGCAAGACCAATCTCATCGAAGCCATATGGCTGTGCAGCGGCGCAAGGAGTTTCCGCAGCACCAAGGACAGACGCATGATAGGCGACGACGAACAGGTCATGGAGATATGCCTTTCGTTCAAAAACAGCTTCCGCGAACAGGATATAAGATACGCTATGGCAAAACCGAATATCAAGGAAAAAAGCGTTTTCCTGAACGGCGTTAAGCTGAAAGCCCCGTCAAAACTCTTCGGCGGACTGAACTGCGTCATCTTTACCCCCGAAGATCTTGAACTTTCCAAAGGTTCACCCGATAACAGAAGACGATTTGCCGATCTTTCTGTATCGCAGATAAAGAATTCCTACAGCGCTGTAACAGAGAAGTATGAAAAGCTTATCGACCAGAGAAATACCCTGCTGAAAAATATCTCCTATGGCAGAGGCAGAAGAGAAGAACTTGAAATGTGGGATATCCAGCTTGCCCAGATGGGCGCTTATATATCCCTGCTGAGGTTCAATTATACCCGAAAACTCTGTGCTATCGCCAAAAAGCTGTATTCCGAGATATCTGGCGGCAGCGAGGAACTTGATATAGATTATTATTCCACGGTATATGATACAAAACTGCTTGGTGCAGCTTCGGTATACACAGGCGAACTCACCGAACAGTACCTCAATGTGCTGAAAAATAATATCGACGATGATATCCGCGCAGGTTTCACGCAAAAAGGTGTCCACCGCGATGACCTTATCTGCAGGATAAACGGTTCCCCCGTGAGAGAGGATGCTTCACAGGGTCAGCACCGTTCAGTCGCACTTATCATGAAGCTTTCGCAGGCGTATATCCTCCATGAGGAGATAGACGATCATCCCGTTATCCTCCTCGATGACGTCCTCAGCGAACTCGACCCCTCAAGGCAGAAGTTCGTTATATCAAAAATACACGATATGCAGGTGTTTATAACCTGCTGTGATATGAATATCCCATTTGATGAAAAACAGCATGGAAAGATATTCAACATAGAAAAGGGTCAGATAAAGAAAAAATGA
- a CDS encoding RNA-binding S4 domain-containing protein yields the protein MEYKQKEVNITSEFIKLDSLLKFAGIVETGGIGKEIILEERIKVNGEVCTMRGKKIRPGDKVQIDEIKTELVIK from the coding sequence ATGGAATATAAACAGAAAGAAGTAAATATAACTTCCGAATTCATAAAGCTTGATTCCCTGCTAAAATTCGCAGGAATAGTAGAAACAGGCGGAATCGGCAAGGAGATAATCCTTGAAGAACGCATAAAGGTCAACGGTGAAGTATGCACCATGCGCGGCAAAAAGATCCGCCCGGGCGATAAAGTACAGATAGACGAGATAAAGACTGAACTCGTGATAAAGTAA
- the gyrB gene encoding DNA topoisomerase (ATP-hydrolyzing) subunit B: MDNDNIKEVEIVDTESISQIDKSNNYDENQIEVLEGLEPVRVRPGMYIGSTGPKGLHHLVYEIVDNAIDEALAGYCTEIIVDILPGDVIRVVDNGRGIPTGIHPKEGISAATVVYTVLHAGGKFGGGGGYKVAGGLHGVGASVVNALSEYLELTVYDGKNVHFQRFDRGHYSEPLKIIGETDKTGTEVKFKPDPEIFQETTTFDYEILLKRLREQAFLNAGIKIVFSDLRNAEKPISEVLHYEGGIRQFVEHIHKTRGVEPLSEDVIYINGVEDDMFAEIALQYNDTYNEIILSFANNIHTPDGGSHEMAFKSALTKILNDYGKAHNLIKDNDDALMGEDCREGLTAIVSVKLTNCEFEGQTKGRLGNPEVRPFVDKMLKEKLRNYLEENPAVAKAIFDKSIQAQKAREAAKRARELTRRKSVLESASLPGKLADCSERDMSMTEIYIVEGDSAGGSAKEGRDRRYQAILPLWGKMLNVEKARIDKVYGNEKLMPVVTALGTSIGDDFDISKLRYGKVIIMADADVDGSHIRTLLLTFFFRFMRPLIEEEHVFIAQPPLFKVERNKKVRYAFTDEERDKYIDELSDGGKLKVAVQRYKGLGEMDPEQLWETTMDPERRTMIKVTMEDAVKADEIFTILMGDKVGPRKEFIEKNAEYVKDLDV; the protein is encoded by the coding sequence TTGGATAACGATAATATCAAGGAAGTCGAGATCGTAGATACCGAGTCTATCTCGCAGATCGACAAAAGCAACAACTACGACGAAAATCAGATAGAGGTACTGGAAGGTCTTGAACCTGTCCGTGTAAGACCCGGTATGTATATCGGTTCCACAGGACCAAAGGGTCTGCATCACCTTGTTTACGAGATAGTTGACAACGCTATCGACGAAGCACTTGCAGGCTATTGTACCGAGATAATAGTTGATATCCTTCCCGGGGATGTTATCAGGGTAGTTGATAACGGACGAGGCATACCCACAGGCATCCACCCGAAAGAGGGCATTTCTGCGGCTACCGTTGTTTATACTGTTCTCCATGCAGGCGGTAAGTTCGGCGGAGGCGGAGGATATAAGGTAGCAGGCGGTCTTCACGGCGTTGGTGCGTCGGTTGTTAACGCTCTGTCCGAATATCTCGAACTCACAGTATATGACGGCAAGAACGTTCATTTCCAGCGTTTTGACAGAGGTCATTACAGCGAGCCCCTGAAGATCATAGGCGAGACCGATAAAACAGGCACCGAAGTAAAATTCAAGCCCGATCCCGAGATATTCCAGGAAACTACTACCTTCGATTATGAGATACTGCTGAAAAGACTGCGTGAGCAGGCTTTCCTGAATGCAGGCATAAAGATAGTCTTTTCAGACCTGAGAAATGCCGAAAAGCCTATAAGCGAAGTTCTTCACTATGAGGGCGGTATCCGTCAGTTCGTTGAACATATCCATAAGACCAGAGGTGTTGAGCCCCTCTCCGAGGACGTTATATATATCAACGGCGTTGAGGATGATATGTTCGCTGAGATAGCACTGCAGTATAACGATACCTATAACGAGATAATACTCTCGTTTGCCAATAATATCCATACCCCCGACGGCGGTTCACATGAGATGGCATTCAAGTCAGCACTGACTAAGATCTTAAACGATTACGGAAAGGCGCATAATCTCATCAAGGATAATGACGACGCTCTTATGGGCGAGGATTGCCGTGAGGGTCTGACAGCTATAGTTTCAGTCAAGCTGACAAACTGTGAGTTTGAAGGTCAGACAAAGGGAAGACTCGGTAATCCCGAGGTAAGACCCTTCGTCGATAAGATGCTGAAAGAAAAGCTACGCAATTATCTGGAGGAAAATCCCGCAGTTGCAAAGGCTATATTTGATAAGTCAATACAGGCACAGAAGGCAAGAGAAGCTGCAAAGCGTGCAAGAGAACTGACAAGAAGAAAGTCCGTTCTTGAATCCGCTTCACTGCCCGGTAAGCTGGCTGACTGTTCCGAGAGAGATATGTCCATGACCGAGATATATATCGTCGAGGGAGATTCTGCGGGCGGTTCCGCAAAAGAGGGTCGTGACAGACGCTATCAGGCTATACTCCCCCTCTGGGGCAAGATGCTCAACGTCGAAAAAGCCCGTATCGACAAGGTATACGGCAACGAAAAGCTCATGCCCGTAGTTACAGCACTCGGTACCTCTATCGGTGATGATTTTGATATCAGCAAGCTGAGATACGGCAAAGTCATAATCATGGCGGATGCCGATGTGGACGGTTCTCATATCCGTACACTTCTGCTGACTTTCTTCTTCCGTTTCATGCGTCCCCTTATCGAGGAGGAACACGTATTCATCGCTCAGCCTCCCCTTTTCAAGGTGGAAAGAAACAAGAAAGTAAGATATGCTTTCACCGATGAAGAAAGAGATAAGTATATTGACGAATTATCCGACGGCGGCAAACTGAAAGTCGCTGTCCAGAGATATAAGGGTCTTGGTGAGATGGATCCCGAACAGCTTTGGGAGACCACTATGGATCCAGAGCGCAGAACGATGATAAAGGTAACTATGGAGGACGCTGTCAAAGCGGACGAGATATTCACCATACTTATGGGCGACAAAGTCGGTCCCCGTAAGGAATTCATCGAGAAGAACGCTGAGTATGTCAAGGATCTTGACGTATAA
- a CDS encoding DUF6709 family protein: MRNRIKNRGIALLLIGIVFVLMGVFLAVHYASFIFLGKTVDLNEVLKNGEELPQGEFVSYTCEYPIGNYCELQTYINGIIPTPSKSQLYAMMDEYDGKGLIFSAKVNNKNKIKEFNRVVNGQTESVTVVGSLDTIVNYDASQYLKNSCSNIEGDVVLTEFVIDSTKTRFSQIALCIFAIALGVFCLVTFIKKKR; encoded by the coding sequence ATGAGAAACAGAATAAAAAACAGAGGTATAGCCTTACTGCTTATCGGTATAGTGTTTGTGTTGATGGGAGTATTTCTGGCAGTACATTATGCAAGCTTTATATTCCTGGGAAAAACCGTTGACCTCAATGAGGTGCTGAAAAACGGCGAGGAACTTCCGCAGGGTGAATTTGTAAGCTATACCTGCGAATATCCTATCGGCAATTATTGCGAACTTCAGACCTATATCAACGGCATAATCCCGACACCGTCAAAAAGTCAGTTATATGCCATGATGGACGAGTATGACGGAAAAGGGCTGATATTTTCCGCTAAGGTGAATAACAAGAATAAGATAAAAGAGTTCAACAGAGTTGTCAACGGGCAGACAGAAAGCGTAACTGTTGTGGGATCTTTGGATACCATCGTAAATTATGATGCATCTCAATATCTTAAAAATAGCTGCAGCAATATCGAAGGCGATGTAGTTCTTACAGAATTTGTTATAGATTCTACAAAGACAAGATTTTCACAGATTGCTTTATGCATTTTCGCAATCGCGCTTGGCGTATTTTGTCTGGTAACGTTTATCAAGAAAAAAAGATAA
- a CDS encoding helix-turn-helix domain-containing protein: MLISSSICPYIGESIDVASYFRLIADCYYRRNNLQTAGFLIKALLTEVFSENGKQEESGIVHYRELLDLRRRIYAQPSEDWSVEKMAQLISVSEPYLHLLYKKAFGITCNADVINSRIESAKHFLAYTDRTVEDIAFTCGYKNAVHFSRQFKQATTLSPSEWRKNNSVV, from the coding sequence GTGTTGATATCAAGTTCGATATGCCCATATATAGGTGAATCCATTGATGTTGCCAGCTATTTCAGGCTGATAGCCGATTGCTACTACAGACGAAATAATCTTCAGACCGCAGGGTTCCTTATAAAGGCACTGCTTACAGAAGTATTTTCCGAAAACGGCAAACAGGAAGAATCGGGTATCGTTCATTACCGCGAGCTCCTGGATCTTCGCCGCAGGATATATGCCCAGCCCAGCGAAGATTGGAGCGTTGAAAAAATGGCTCAACTGATAAGTGTCAGTGAACCGTATCTTCATCTGTTATATAAAAAAGCCTTTGGTATTACCTGCAACGCAGATGTTATCAACAGCCGCATTGAATCAGCAAAGCATTTTCTTGCGTATACCGACAGAACTGTTGAGGATATAGCATTCACCTGCGGCTATAAAAATGCAGTTCATTTTTCAAGGCAGTTCAAACAGGCGACTACACTTTCACCCAGCGAATGGAGAAAGAATAATTCTGTGGTGTAA
- the dnaA gene encoding chromosomal replication initiator protein DnaA: MINSFNDVFDEVLKYCYRLTGSDVPGDKRISEPGYRMWIQVLKPYKMENNVAYLLAKSDFVKQQTLTAYGDLLNKAFEEVMGFPIKVEIMVSGDDEEEEKKELRIEDPEITEDPDVYTFDNFIRGSSNSLAYAFCKAVAEKYDAKNSDNVDPDKVFNPLIIYGDSGLGKTHLMKAIEYKVSKDHPDLKIIYTTGEAFINELVKALEFKDTVNFHEKYRNADLLLVDDIQIIAGKERMQDEFFHTFNELYNARKQIVFTSDVLPSKMSKLQDRISTRLSLGVLADVQAPDFETRMAIINRKAELLGLKLSDNVVRLIAEKLKTNIRQLEGTVKKIKALTMYTNESPSISMAQRVIKEIMISNQPSEITVDRIISEVANAFDVTPDDIKSNHRHSKISIARKITIYILKEVKGMTYTQIGDALNKNHSTMTIHYRDVSKLLKTNKEMKDTVDDIIKNLKEK, encoded by the coding sequence TTGATAAACTCATTCAATGATGTTTTTGATGAAGTCTTGAAGTATTGCTATCGTCTGACAGGGAGCGATGTCCCGGGTGACAAGCGCATAAGCGAACCGGGGTACCGTATGTGGATACAGGTCCTCAAACCATATAAGATGGAAAATAATGTGGCATACCTGCTGGCGAAGAGCGATTTTGTAAAACAGCAGACTCTTACCGCCTACGGCGATCTGCTCAATAAGGCTTTTGAAGAAGTCATGGGCTTCCCTATCAAAGTCGAGATAATGGTATCGGGCGATGATGAAGAGGAGGAAAAGAAGGAACTGAGGATAGAGGATCCCGAAATAACCGAGGATCCCGATGTATATACCTTCGATAATTTTATCAGAGGCAGTTCCAACAGCCTGGCATACGCTTTCTGCAAAGCCGTTGCCGAGAAGTATGATGCAAAGAACTCAGATAACGTTGATCCCGATAAGGTATTCAACCCCCTGATAATCTACGGTGATTCGGGTCTTGGAAAAACTCACCTTATGAAAGCTATAGAGTATAAGGTAAGCAAGGATCATCCCGATCTGAAGATAATCTATACCACGGGTGAAGCCTTCATAAATGAGCTGGTAAAAGCCCTCGAATTCAAAGATACCGTAAATTTCCATGAGAAATACCGTAATGCAGACCTTCTTCTGGTCGATGATATACAGATCATCGCAGGCAAGGAAAGAATGCAGGACGAATTCTTCCATACATTCAACGAGCTGTACAATGCCCGTAAACAGATAGTGTTCACATCGGATGTACTGCCCTCAAAGATGTCAAAGCTGCAGGACAGGATTTCAACAAGACTCAGCCTTGGTGTACTTGCAGATGTTCAGGCACCTGATTTCGAGACCAGGATGGCTATAATAAACCGCAAGGCAGAACTGCTGGGACTCAAGCTTTCAGATAACGTAGTAAGGCTCATAGCAGAAAAGCTGAAGACCAATATACGTCAGCTTGAAGGTACAGTTAAAAAGATAAAGGCTCTTACAATGTATACCAACGAGTCACCTTCCATATCCATGGCACAGCGAGTTATAAAGGAGATAATGATATCAAATCAGCCCTCCGAGATAACCGTTGACAGGATAATCTCCGAGGTGGCAAATGCCTTTGATGTTACTCCCGATGATATAAAGTCAAATCACAGGCATTCAAAAATATCTATCGCAAGAAAGATAACTATATATATATTGAAGGAAGTCAAGGGAATGACTTATACACAGATAGGCGATGCCCTCAATAAGAACCATTCCACCATGACCATACACTATCGTGACGTATCAAAACTCCTTAAAACAAACAAGGAAATGAAGGATACCGTTGACGATATAATCAAGAACCTGAAAGAGAAATAA
- a CDS encoding zinc ribbon domain-containing protein: MPNCPKCNFPYEEGQAFCNTCGCKLPVSIKQKVCPVCGNTLLENTKVCNICGTPVNESQDTTAAEELAKQQEALKNPTMDAVEIPVITDDMLQNEEPNKADMPTMDSIFMPGQEPAPKSVQTAKPAPAPAPIPTPAPAPIPQNQFQQTNQYQQPVQPQNQFQQTNQYQQPMQPQNQFPQNNVPINNAPINNVPQNGVKPGKKSFAPLILIILIIAVILVDIFVLFPEQIFKKKDDSAKKNAAVITVTDDIF; encoded by the coding sequence ATGCCGAATTGTCCCAAATGTAATTTTCCCTATGAGGAAGGTCAGGCTTTCTGCAACACCTGCGGATGCAAGCTGCCCGTTTCAATAAAGCAGAAGGTCTGCCCCGTATGCGGAAATACTTTGCTTGAAAATACAAAGGTATGTAATATTTGCGGAACACCTGTAAACGAATCACAGGATACCACCGCTGCCGAGGAACTTGCAAAACAGCAGGAGGCTCTTAAAAATCCTACCATGGATGCTGTTGAGATACCTGTTATAACCGATGATATGCTCCAGAATGAGGAGCCCAATAAGGCTGATATGCCTACTATGGACAGCATATTCATGCCCGGTCAGGAACCTGCACCCAAGTCCGTACAGACTGCTAAGCCTGCACCTGCTCCTGCACCAATACCGACTCCCGCACCTGCGCCGATACCTCAGAATCAGTTCCAGCAGACAAATCAGTATCAGCAGCCGGTACAGCCCCAGAACCAGTTCCAGCAGACAAATCAGTACCAGCAGCCGATGCAGCCCCAGAATCAGTTTCCACAGAATAATGTGCCGATAAATAATGCGCCCATAAACAACGTTCCACAGAACGGAGTAAAACCGGGTAAAAAGAGCTTCGCTCCCCTGATACTTATTATCCTGATAATAGCCGTGATACTTGTGGACATTTTTGTACTGTTCCCAGAGCAGATATTCAAGAAAAAGGATGACAGCGCAAAGAAGAACGCAGCTGTTATCACTGTTACTGATGATATATTCTGA
- the remB gene encoding extracellular matrix regulator RemB, producing the protein MYLHIGNDFMVNSKNIVGIFDLENSSTSAITRDYLGSAEKNKHVTYCTYELPKSFVVCFDDKTLEERVYISQLSCATLLKRYKSSRRY; encoded by the coding sequence ATGTATCTTCATATAGGTAATGATTTTATGGTCAACAGCAAAAATATAGTCGGGATATTTGATCTTGAAAACAGCTCGACTTCAGCTATAACAAGAGATTATCTCGGCAGTGCCGAAAAAAATAAACACGTCACCTACTGCACATACGAGCTCCCGAAAAGCTTCGTTGTGTGCTTTGATGATAAAACTCTTGAGGAAAGGGTATATATAAGCCAGCTGAGCTGCGCTACCCTGCTGAAGAGATATAAATCAAGTCGGAGGTATTGA